TCCTATTTCCCCAACTGCATCTCGATTTGGGACACTACTTAATTCAATATTATTTTCAGGTATTTTTAGAATTCCTGGTACTCTTCCATCCGGAAAATCTAAATAAACAAATGCGACTTGCTTAGTTCTAAAAATAGGTTGACCGGTATTATCAAAAGCATCGTATTCTTGTCTTTGTATATTATCTTCACTTATTATGTAATCATTATAATAATAGTCCTGCCCTTTTAATAATGATGGTACAAATAATAAACCTAAGAGAAATATAGATATTTTGTTTAAATTATTAAAATTTTTCATATATATAAATTAAAGTTTGAAATATATTTTAATTTGATTTAATATTAATTGCTGGTTTTAATTTAAAATATTGCTTCATTATCCTGTATTGGTTCAGCGGAAATTGGACTTTTAATAAAAGATATTTTGTGATAATTAACTAACATTAGCAGCCTCATATCTTGCCTTTTTTGCTTCTATTAGTTTTGATTCTCTTTCTTTAAGTCTGTCATCTTTTCTTCCTTTAACATAATCTTCCGGTGTTAAATAATTCAATGCACTATGTAATCTTTTTGTGTTATAAAATTCTACATAGTTTGCTATCTGCTTCCTTGCATCATTCAAGTCAATCATTGATTTCTTCCTTATGCATTCTGTGGAAATGGTTCTATGGAATCTTTCTATTTTACCATTGCTTTGCGGATACATTATAGATGTCCTTACGTGTTTTAATCCCAACATCTTTAAATATCCTGCAAAGTCTTTCGATATAAACTGTGAACCGTTATCACTTATTATTCTCGGTTTTGCATTTGAGTACTTATCTATTCCACTTTGAACAACTAATTTCTTTCTCCAGATATATATATCATTTGGATGAATATCGTGCTTTTCAGCAAGCTGGTTTATTGGGACCTTGTTCTCAAGTAGTTCTCTCAATATCAGAACTTTTCCCCTCGATGAAATAACTTTGTACTTTGACATCTTAAATCTCCTTTTCTACAAATTTAATGATTTAATTTGTCCAATTCCATCTGAAGCAGTACAATCCTTATATTAATTTTTATATTTTTGATTAATAATACCAACTTCGATTTATTTAAATTCAATACGGAGGTAAGACATTAGAATATTAAAAAGATGAGGAGAGGAATCAAATAAAATTTTAATTCCCTCAAACTCGTCTTGTAATAGGAAAACCTTTTTCATATAAGATAATATTCTTATTTCAAATAATATAATATAATATTCTAATGCTCAATAATTCAAGGGAATTGTTATTACCGGTGAGTTTCAAATATTTTTATTTTAATTTGCTATTAACGGAATAACATGCTTTCAAATTTTGTTAATAATGACATTTGATTTAAGAAGAAATATATTTTTTATTATAC
Above is a genomic segment from Ignavibacteria bacterium containing:
- a CDS encoding integrase core domain-containing protein; this translates as MSKYKVISSRGKVLILRELLENKVPINQLAEKHDIHPNDIYIWRKKLVVQSGIDKYSNAKPRIISDNGSQFISKDFAGYLKMLGLKHVRTSIMYPQSNGKIERFHRTISTECIRKKSMIDLNDARKQIANYVEFYNTKRLHSALNYLTPEDYVKGRKDDRLKERESKLIEAKKARYEAANVS